Part of the Acropora palmata chromosome 10, jaAcrPala1.3, whole genome shotgun sequence genome, ACGGTAGAACAACACAAACGAAATAATGAAAGTAGTCAGTGATTTGTGCTGTTGGTGGCTTGTTATAACAAGAAGAGGTACTTTGCTTGGTTCTCTGTAATTTGTAATTCATAGGTtgctttgaaatatttctttggaACTAGGTTGGTGGAAATAGCAAGGCCAAAGCCTTCTTTAAATCTCAGCCAGACTTCCGATCAAACATGACTATTCAGGAAAATACAATACCAGAGCAGCTGCACTTTATAGAGACAAGGTAGGATCATGAGAGTAATGTTCTCTCGGTCTCAATATTGTATTTAAGAAGTATGAATCATGCAAAACTAATTGCCATGTTTCATTGAGCTATCACCATTTTTGTTATGCCCAGGATTTGAAGTAATGtgtaatagtaattattattattaattacaGGAAGATTCTTTGCATCTTGCTCTTAGAGTTGAATGCTAGCTGTAAAATAAATCTTAAATTACATTCATTTGGTTTGCAGATATGCAAATTCTTACCAagtgataaaaatattatgtgAATACATGTGATGCACAATAACTTATTACAGTTCATTTGTGGTGAATAAATGCTTTATTCACCacaaatataaacaaaattaagaaaatcaaACCATTTAATAGGTAAGGTAAACAACAGTTCTGATTGAGCATCAATGCATTCAGGTTCTGATTTGTTTGTAAGAGGAATAGAGCAGGCTTCCCTCACACTAAGGTGGTAACTACTGCAAATTGAATGTTTTAAGGGCAACTGTTAATTGCTGTGTGATTTTGTGCAATGAATTACAGTAAGCATTATTCTTGCCAGACATTTGAGCTTCGATGatacacaaaattaatcattttcGCCACACAAGTCACATAGTGCATGATGCAGTctgcaatattattatgagGGCACTACCCACTTTGCATTGTGCAGGGAACGCTACCTGACTGGTAACTTTCTTTTGAGTGGTACTGTAAGTGTTATTGTCAAGTTATGTTTTCTTGAGGAGTAAAGTTAAAGTGTTAAAgctttatgtaataaaaaactTTGTGGTTTCCATTTTAAGCAAAGTAACGTCCTTGGGTTTGGGAAAAGGACAGGCCCCGGTTCCAGAAAAGCCAATTAAACTATCCCCTGATTAAGAGTTAAACCAAGATTATGTTTCTTATTCCGGGAATAACTAATCGGAGGTTAAAAAGGCGTTCTTGAAAACATATTTATTCCTCGATTAACTATCCCTCGATTAAAGTCGGAATAAACCAGTCAGACCAGTTATTTGCATCCGAGTGGGCGCAAAAtgcgcgggaaaaacgtgattttAGAATGGTCGGTGCGTGCAAGGTGCGTGCATGCTCTCTGGCAgcgtttatttgttgtctaTTTGAAAGAACGGCGTCGGAAATTTCATCAattaagccttgtttttgtcataGTGTAAGAAAAATGGTACAAAAGCTCTTTTCGACATTGGCAAAGAAAgcgaaataaaaataatgattcagTGCAAGATGGCTTTCAGACTAAAGGAAAAATGTACATGAACTTAAAATTCACTTGTAAGCCGAATTAGCTGAACGGGTGAGTTAAGATCTTCTTGATTCTTTCCGTATTAAATTGTAGCAAGGAAGTATTGGTTGAGTCTGAATATTAAAGCTGTAATTTTGGAATAGCAGAGTTATTATTCAATCGGTTGAATGTGTGAAGAGAAATCGATGTTATTGGtttacaaaaatgtttttatcccttttttataattttttttactgccGTTTATGGCAAGAACTTTATACCTGTCAACACTTACGTCTATAGGATAAAATAACACGAATCTAGCTGAAAAAATCTGGAATCCTCAAACAGGCAAAAACCTATGCCGAAGAGTAAATGAAAACGAGCACAAAAATGCGATCGAGCGATGAAATAGTTTAGTCGTTACGAGTTGTTTTCCACCAAGGTACTGTATTGTTTGTTGCCTTATCGCTTAAAAAGCACAAAGGAGGAGTGTAGGATCCGttgtgtcaaaaaaaaaaacaaagggcTGTCCCAGGGGCTCAACTATGTATCAAGTCACCATATCTGGcatccaaaaattaacattagGTCAAGCACTTGATGTAAGGCAGGTTGTTCTTCCCACTGCTTCATTGTCACTTTAAAAATGATAACTAAAGCCCCTGGGGCAGGCATGTTTTTGCTTACGCATGACGTACAGACTTAAGCTGCCATATGGTCTTAAATGTGAGCATAATGAGTGAAGACATTATGGTTATATAACCAGTTaccgttcttttttttttgacagatGAAAGATGCCAGTAGCAAAGGGTGGTCAAATATTCAAACAGCAAGCATGAAAGGATGGGCAAATATCCAAACCCTTGTGAATCAGGGGAGTGAGTATGGATCAAAGTCACTCACAGGTGGTACAAACTTTGGAGGAGGCTATGGTGCCGTCAATGGCGCTTCGTCAATCAGTAATGATGCAGGAAACAGTTCACAAAACTGGGACTGGGACAACTATGCCGAAATCAAGGGAGATGATGATGGAAGTGACCGCCATGAACCAAACAGAGACAATGACAATGAGGATAATACCGAGGCAGAATCATGGGCCTGGGGAAGTGATTTTGAAAGTGCACCTGAAAAATCGTCAGCCTCTTCTGTAAGAAATGGTTCCTCATTGTATGCAGAGAAATCCTCGAAGGCAGCAACTGCTGTGAAATCAAAGCCTGAAGCTGTGAACAGACAGAGCAGTGATGATGGCTGGGGGGATTTGATTAGCTGGGATAACAATGACTGGGGAGAGTCAAGTGGGTGGAGTAATGAAGATTGGAAGAATAACGGTGAAAGATCCAAAACAGCCTCCACTGGGAAAGCAGGAAAGAAAGCTGATTGAACTTGTGcaaatgattatttatttaaccCAAAGCaaacattgcaaaaaaatgacCAGAAATCTTGGCAATTTGAACGAAGCTGCCTTGTACCTTTGCCTTTCTTATGGTCTGGGTGACTattgtggcaatatttttgcaCATTGCACAGTAGATTTAAGGATGGTCTTGATGATTATTTTTGCAGTATTTGTTAATAATAAGTAAAAGTGAATGGTGATATGTTGCTTGCATTGTATAGTTTTGTCACCTTTATCAAAAATTTATCAAGGGATAACAATGATtctgtatttttctttgaaattaattCTTTCTACCTGCTCACTATCAGACTTATTCACTATCTATGACAAAAATTATGGCCAGGTCAAATGAAACCACGTGGTTAAAAGGAGATGAAGACATGGCAAAATGTTTGCACTAATCTgaattgaaaggaaaagagTAATTGGAGTAATGACTTACTCTTACTCTCaatatttaataaaatttaatattgtcGATCTGGTGTCTATGTCCAGGAAATTTGAGGAAATCAGGACCTTCATATGGTCTGACGGTTAAACTTTCTCAAAAGACAACCTTTTTGTCTGTCACACATGGAAAGAGCACTTCAATCCCTCTAAGGAGAAGCAAAACTGGCTAAGAAACACGAGTTTAGGAAAGCTGTTCCACAGGAGGAGGAACGGGGCATGGAAAAACAGTTAACTGGTATCCTTTGTCATACTAGATGCCTTGTTTGTATGatggaaattaatttttacaagcAAAGCCTGAATTGAGCTAAACAAGTTCCAATGCTGATTGCTTTGTCCTGGAtaaatttcttgtttcctCAAGTTGTATTTTACCCTGGGTGCAAGAAGGCTCAAGTGACAATAAAGGCAGTTTCAAAATAATCAGGTGCAACAAGAACATTTGTGTAAACTTCTTTAATTAATACTGTCAACATTCTTATTACTGGTATGTACAAAATAGTCATAACTGTTATCTTTctcccaataattattgtacttcAATTTTTAGTGTCATAAAAAACCATTTGAAAATAATGGCCTTGACAAAAGATCGTAacctttcaaaagaaaatggaattaTGAAGGCGGAAGTTATTGTGACAACTTTCTTATGCTTAGAACAGGCTATAGTAGACACATTGCATGAATCCAAACAATATTGAAATAACAGAATTGTGTATACATCGAAGCCTTGCCTTTTGCATTGAGGAGcatgaaagataaaaaagtgAGACTTGAAACCTACACTTTcaaataatgaaaacaatacaGTGCTAGAATAATCAAGATTATCTATGGTGACCATTAGTGTTAATTAAATATTGATgccatttttgcaaagggtgtCCATGCAGCTGCATTTCGTTCAACACTAAGATGACAGCTTGAGCTAATCAATGTTTAAAGAAGACATCATTTGCACCAAAAGGCCTGCAAAGATGTCATCAAACTGTATTACTTAGTCTGTTAACCAACAGATCATCCACAAAATAACAGTATTATGACCAAATGCTGTATCACTGTTCCACCTTTTACCAATACAGCGTCTTGCTGAAGAATGTTGTTACACTAGAGAACCAGCCATTTTCCTTATCATCACTTCCAACCTTCTTGATTGCCTGAAATCCAGATCcaaggaaataataattattgttgtagtCTTGGAAGTTATCCCCAATGAAGTGGACAGaaattagtaataatattacttcAAATGTCTGTCAACCCACCTTATCTGAAATCACCACATCATCTTCCTCTGGAAGATAGTCTGGTAATGAACCGTTGTTTCCTTTTCCACAACTACTGGCTGGAGCTGCTCCAAATGATAGTATCACCTAGTAAGAACAAAAAGGCAGTTGGTGAAGTGTTGTCATAAAAGGAATGAGAGAGTATGTGCTACAACTGgaattaacattaattttagaaaGTATTGATGTTGTGGTTTCTCAAGATCCACCAGCTTGGTCAAGGGCTGATTCTTGAATGGAAGCCACATGCCTACTCTGAGAAGAAGTTGTTTTCCCCCAATTTGTAGGTGATCCAGTTTATCAAGTCCTCTCAGCCTTCTTACCTCTTCtcctctttcatttttcaccaCTTGTTGTGCAGACAGaacctttgttttgttaataACTTCACAGAGTGTTTCTGGTTGCAACTCTGCTTTACATCTGACCAAACACCTTGACTTGTTCATGATGAAAGTAAAACTGATGACTCCTTTGACCTTAACTAGTTCATCCTCACAAAGCTTTCTGGTAATCTAGGGaaggacaaaacaaaaaaagtaactCCTTAAAAGCATGTTTGCCCAATTCAATAATCTTTTATTTTCGAGGCGAAAAGaagtataataatattatggtTGGACATTTGATTATTGTAATCTCACTAGCAAACACAGGTAGCCCAAGCTCTCCAGTGATATTACACATGGAGAGATGGTGTTTCAATAAGTGTCTTTGCCTCTTTGAGGCAGTAGCCTCAAAAAtggtaaaattattttgccaGGACACTATATTCCAGGGCAATGTAAAACAGGTTGAAAGAACAGGAAGTAAACTAGGAGAAAAGGCAAGTGAAATTTAAAGAGTAAGAATTAGGAATGAGAACTGGGAAAGAGGAGAATGATCTAGGCAACTGAGCATTGAAGGAAAATGGGAGAAATCTCCCTATTATGgctttaataatttattcactctaaacaaacaaacaaaaaagagaaacaaacaaaacaaaaactatgaGAGGCTCAATTTCCAGCCTTGTGAAAGTCTGCCCTCCTTGCCTGAACACCTGCAGGCCTGAAGGACTACTCTAGGAAAGAGGTACCTTGATCTTTGGAGACAAGGAGTATGCATGTCGAGTCTTGAAAAACAGATCAACTTTACTGGAAATATTTACTGTGAGTCTGATCTGTTATATGAGCTATATACATTTTAAATATTAAGCTTATTAGCTTACTGTTGTAAGTAACAAAACGCATTTTCTTATCCAAAACATAAATTGTTTACCCTACTTTTGTGTGACCACTCCCTTGGTTTTCaaccgtttttattttttccccaaaaatGTCATCCAAAACTAGGGTATAGTATACATGGGAAATACTACTGTATCcatttaccgcctcaagcaacagttcttataataattaccgcctgcaacctcttgaaggttcactaaaactatataagttcttttaaaaaacaccggtcaggaattgtcccttacctgctgagctaaaacttagggagtaCACTGTGTATACACAACCTTTCAAAGACTTACCTGGTTTGCAAGGCCTTTTATTTGAAGAATTACCACTTTTGctcttttatttaaatttccaAGGAAGAAAGATTGAGAAGgaccactgaaaaaaaatagtggATAAGATGAAACACACACAAAGGTGCTTATAGCTGTCATGACCTACTGAATGAGCCAGTTTCACATTCATGCACAGACCACACTACCCTTCATAGATAAAAGGCTTATTTAGTTTTAGCTTTGCTGGAGGACCATGCACAATGTAATATTCTGAACACACAGTGGTTGGTATAGCAATTTCCCCATCAACACTAGATCCTTTTATACTATACccattgttttgaaaacactgTGGCCTGCCAGCGAAGTATTAAGGTCAAGTTCGGCAAATGATTGTGAAACTGGCTAATGATTGGGCAGTTTGTCCTGTATATCAGTCATCCACTGTGTCTGTCTTAATACCAAAGGACTGTcccattttttgcatacacCCAGCATAGGGAATTGGCACCTGCATTTCAAAAATGAGAccctaaggaaaaaaaaaaagtcaaatgccCCATTCTGATCTAAGCTTAAAGCTGTTTAACTGATTTTTGTCAAATACTAGAATAGCTCAAATAAAGGCAGTTAATATTTATCAGGATGAGAATGTGAAAACCAGTCCTGAATCTTCTCTGACTGATTGTCATCATGTTTTAATTAAACATGAACTGTTGGTGTGAATGGGGTATGAGCGTGTTATTAGCAAAGTATTGGAAGTTATGttaatataaatattaaaagaaaaaattcagaaCTCTGAAGTTGCAAGAACTTGTCAGAGTAAACTTTAGCTTTGTCATGTTGTTTGTTATGGCAACACCCATTTGTATTTAACTTAACTCTTAACCCTAAACCTAGCCGAGTCTTACCTCGTCCTTTTACCTGAAGGAACACTGACTGTAGGCATAATGTTTTGATAAACTTCTTTGGCTAATTGTCTTGCTTTTGGATTGCAGTCTTCTCTATTCATTATGCTCTTCAAGCTGACAATCATTCCCATCTCCTCTCTCATTTTGAAACGGTTAGGTTGGAATTCCGAAAGGAATTTCAAGGCCTACGAAATGGACAAAACTTTTTGTGAATTCAAGTTGCAAACCTTTCTTGCATGAATGTCTAGACAAGTTAAGCTAAGTTATTTCATCTGATTATAAAACTAGTCAAACCTCCAAGGCAGTAACAACTACGTTAACATCTCCGTTGTCCAGAAATAGAACCAACCCAGCTAAACAACCTTCATCCTAAAAggccaaaaaaacaaaaggatcGATAAAACCAATCGTGCAACATTTAAATCAGAGATCGAAGGACAACACAAGGCATAAGTTATTCGCTTTTACTACCTTGACTATCGTTGCTCTGTTATGTGGATCAGAGGCTAGATTTCTCAGATGTTCAACAACTCCTAGAGCAGTCATAGTGATTTAAAGATGTATAATAAACGAAAGATTTCTCAGTTTTAAAGAACCGCAGATGCACTGAAACTGACTCGAGAGTCGATTTCAGTGCGCTTAAATTCAAACAAGGCGCTCTggcatttgattggttgacaGGAGGAAATGAAACATTGTGATTGGTCCGTTCAAGAAAAACGACGATGTCAACACTCGTTAAGCCGGTATCATGTGGTGAATTAGTGCAAGTGCCAGCGTTCCATATGTGCTATTTGAGTTTCTACACAGTTTTTAATTTGCCTTCTTAGGTTTTAACTATAGCTTAAAGCAATGGAAGCTGCTTTGGAATTTGTGAGGATAATCGTGGAATATTTTGGATTGGAAGGATACGACCTTGAAGTAAGAAATCGAGTCTTTACTCGTTCAAACTTTCATCGAACACAGCTGTGCTTGTTGCACCTGTATCTGACCTGTATCCATTGTAACTAAGAAATGAAGATTTAcgaccttttctttttgcctcTAGGACTTGTTTTATGGAGGACGAAGAGCCAGGGGTCGAAGAAGAAACCTCCTTCGTGGAATCTGCCGTGAATTATCGCGAAACCAGATGTTCTTTTTCACGAAACGTAGCATCGTCAGAGAAATTGGCAGTCGCCTGCCACTTCGGCCATGTAAAAGACCATATTTCGAGGTAATTTAATTTGTGTGCCATTTATTCGACTTGAAGTCGTACAGACTAACTGAATTCCAAGTTAGCTTTACGAATAAATTCAAAATATCACTTTTGACAGGGAAATAATAAAACATGCTTTACACAAATATGTTGGCTCCATTGTAATCCCCCTGAAGTTGTTTGTACGTGTTGGGATTGGCACTGTTCGGTTTGATGTCGGCTGTGGATTTTTCGTCTGAGAAAATCTTAAgtttttattgttcttttccATCTCAGCTAAGGGATAATCTGTCAAGAAATGAATCCCTGTCACAAGAAATTATGCAAGGGAAGCCTTTGTCTGGAATGCTAATGGCTTCCCTAGCAGATGTTGCCTGGATAACAGAGGATGGCAGTAGTTTATCAAATTTGAATTCTGACGGTTTCTTTGACGAGGAATCGTTCATTGAAGACTGCAACCCACAGAAAGAAACAGAGGAACTGGcatcaactgaccaatcagacCTTGATAATATTGGGAAAGAAGAGCTTTCAAATAACAGTGAAGCAATGCAAAAGATTTCTGCCCTGGAGGAAGAGTTGCAGAAATTGAGAGCTCAGATAGCAATGATGATAGTTGCCAATCCACAGAGCCAAGTTTCAGTAGGAACTACTTTGACACCCGCAGGAGCACCTGTACCCCCTCTCCCGCCGCCACCACCACCTCCTCCCCCACCAACACTTGCATCAACACCTTTGAAGCCAGTGTCACAAATCATAAGGGAGGTAAGACATGTGGCTGTGTTTCTCAGTAGAGCTAGTGCATATGTACTccaaataataatcattaatgtCCATTTTGCTTCCCCAAAGATGTTCccaaatttgttttgatgatAAAAGTTACTGCAAAAAAGGGGTGAACATCCAACTTTgattttaatgtattttttttttatacacaAAGTTGACTTGGAAAAGATTGCTGGTCAgcagttattgttattgtgcaTGCACCACTGTTGTTTGCACTTGTGTTTTGCCTTTGCTTGCCATCTAATGCCTTTTTCTCCCTTTGCCTCACCCACCCTCTCCTGAGGGTAACTGATGGTAGGCATAAATTTATCCACTGTGAAGAAAGTGTGACAGGTGCCATGGTTGACCCATGGCTCAATGGTTGCCATGGTCATTTCTCATTATCTAGCTTTAATAATCACCTCAGTTGTTTCATGGCACCTTGGTACCATCCAATGAAGTATCAATTGACAAGTTTCTTTGAACAGAACAAAGCAAGACGGTTGTCCCTTGCGCCAGAAATGTGCCTAAATTCCACAGAGACCTCATCTGGGTGCAGTTTGCCAAACATGGCAGATGTCCTCAAGGGTCTGGGGAAGGTCAAACTAAGATCAGTGGAGAGGTACGGTACAAATTTTGTTAAGTTGTTTGAAGAGGCTCAAAATTGCTCTGTAAACATTTCTTGACATGAAGTATTTTTATATTGCTCTGATGCTACTGTTacttgctattttttttaatatatttcaATGTTAAATGGCAAGAGGGAACTTGAGATTATCCTTGCACAGTACCATTCTGTACAGGATTTTCCTCTGGTTCCTACAAGTAATTTCAATAGGGAGATAGTTGTCTTTAGTTTTGGCTATATGAGCTTGAGTAATATCAGTTAATGgaaacaatgggaaaaaaaagtttcctgAACAGGAAGACCTTAGACAGCAAATATGACTGCAACCAGGTTGCTGACCAGTGGTTTTCATTAAAACAATGGCTTGCTGGGGGTGCTCATTCTTGCAGGCTCAAAAAACCAGTCCAGTGCCCATTGTTATTTGAGGATTTTCTAGTTCATCACAGGGTCTGACCCCTAGTACAGCCTGTTCACAGGCTACCCCTAGTAGTACTGGACATCACTGGTTCCCACTTCATAAACCTTGCTTGGGAATGGTGTCAGGTGAAATTTCTTTCCTCTAAGGAAACAATGCAATGATTGGGCCAAGTTTATTTCCCTTTGCCTTTAGATCTAAATTGCCACACCCAGTCACTCATCTGAAGTACACGTTGCGCATCTCACTTCTATTTCATAAAATAGTCGTTATCTTGTTTGCAGGTCGCCGGGTGGGACCCCTCTAAGGAAAACTCCTCTACCAGCAGACGGCAATGACCCCGCCTCAATTATTGCACAAGCTCTCAAGAAAAAGTTTGCACATAGAAGGCGCCACGAAGTTAATTCACCAGGTACAGGATAATATCATCTTGTTCAAGCCCCTTATCTAATGTGACCCAAACCTTAAGTTAAAATGCTCATAATTGCTGTCCTGTGTTGTCCGAACTATATTTCTTTGACTTCTGATCGttacattttccttttcttgaaaTCTTGCTTTTCCAGTAGCTAAGTTTTAGCGTTCTCAAAAGCAAGGGTTCCCAAACTGtacgttttcaattttcaagactttgttttcttcagcaTAAACTGATCAGGCAAAAACGAAGCGCAAATCACGAAAATATTTGTGCTAAGAATGTTTTACTTGCACCATAGGACTGTTAGATTCTTAAGTCTTAATTCGgataattttagttttattttatttgaacttCCTTTGGTT contains:
- the LOC141893695 gene encoding mitochondrial fission regulator 1-like isoform X2, which encodes MFFFTKRSIVREIGSRLPLRPCKRPYFELRDNLSRNESLSQEIMQGKPLSGMLMASLADVAWITEDGSSLSNLNSDGFFDEESFIEDCNPQKETEELASTDQSDLDNIGKEELSNNSEAMQKISALEEELQKLRAQIAMMIVANPQSQVSVGTTLTPAGAPVPPLPPPPPPPPPPTLASTPLKPVSQIIRENKARRLSLAPEMCLNSTETSSGCSLPNMADVLKGLGKVKLRSVERSPGGTPLRKTPLPADGNDPASIIAQALKKKFAHRRRHEVNSPDANKENNSSMSPFGTPPSSPTKQIPFGPHLLKPAIGKRRSSTGLEKTKPPRSPLVEVC
- the LOC141893697 gene encoding armadillo repeat-containing protein 1-like; amino-acid sequence: MTALGVVEHLRNLASDPHNRATIVKDEGCLAGLVLFLDNGDVNVVVTALEALKFLSEFQPNRFKMREEMGMIVSLKSIMNREDCNPKARQLAKEVYQNIMPTVSVPSGKRTSGPSQSFFLGNLNKRAKVVILQIKGLANQITRKLCEDELVKVKGVISFTFIMNKSRCLVRCKAELQPETLCEVINKTKVLSAQQVVKNERGEEVILSFGAAPASSCGKGNNGSLPDYLPEEDDVVISDKAIKKVGSDDKENGWFSSVTTFFSKTLYW
- the LOC141893695 gene encoding mitochondrial fission regulator 1-like isoform X1; translation: MEAALEFVRIIVEYFGLEGYDLEDLFYGGRRARGRRRNLLRGICRELSRNQMFFFTKRSIVREIGSRLPLRPCKRPYFELRDNLSRNESLSQEIMQGKPLSGMLMASLADVAWITEDGSSLSNLNSDGFFDEESFIEDCNPQKETEELASTDQSDLDNIGKEELSNNSEAMQKISALEEELQKLRAQIAMMIVANPQSQVSVGTTLTPAGAPVPPLPPPPPPPPPPTLASTPLKPVSQIIRENKARRLSLAPEMCLNSTETSSGCSLPNMADVLKGLGKVKLRSVERSPGGTPLRKTPLPADGNDPASIIAQALKKKFAHRRRHEVNSPDANKENNSSMSPFGTPPSSPTKQIPFGPHLLKPAIGKRRSSTGLEKTKPPRSPLVEVC